Proteins from one Mesotoga infera genomic window:
- a CDS encoding radical SAM protein, with amino-acid sequence MSVFAFLMDLARKEFKIDSLSGRGRMDFDRPAGLYIHIPFCSERCDFCPYNKVRYDPEVAAIYPQALERELELQGVKSFNSLYIGGGTPTLDMDLLENVINRFSNSVDGELALEVHPADATAEKLERIKRTGIDFVSLGIQSFDDHTLRKMGRKRQNATLSREAIERVVLAGFGFVDVDLIFDFELGSESTARDLEIAMDYGPHQISVYPMMRFTGTALAGTKNDPERELQVLEILEERARNRGYSRDTLWTFKKHGESKRYSSVSREFFLGLGTSASSFNGRQFTTNTFSLDEYYHYIDRGRIPVRRVIEMNILQASLYYSFWALYGGELDLERLRSLFGEPDRRLSELLELARKTGYLRQESEKLVPTKKGYRELHKIEEWLTYNFIDVIWTELREEAAKRPHTGSAW; translated from the coding sequence ATGTCAGTATTCGCTTTTCTCATGGATCTGGCGAGGAAGGAGTTCAAGATCGATTCTCTTTCCGGCCGCGGCAGGATGGATTTCGATCGACCGGCGGGTCTGTATATACATATCCCTTTCTGCAGCGAGAGATGCGATTTTTGTCCCTACAACAAAGTGAGATACGATCCTGAAGTGGCGGCCATTTACCCTCAGGCTCTGGAGAGGGAACTGGAACTCCAGGGAGTGAAGAGCTTCAACTCTCTATATATTGGCGGCGGCACGCCGACACTGGATATGGATCTCCTTGAAAATGTAATCAACCGTTTCTCGAATTCGGTTGATGGAGAACTTGCGCTGGAAGTCCATCCGGCCGATGCAACAGCCGAAAAACTCGAGAGAATAAAAAGAACGGGAATCGATTTCGTCAGTTTGGGAATACAGTCCTTCGACGACCACACCCTGCGGAAGATGGGCAGAAAAAGACAGAACGCGACCCTTTCCAGAGAAGCGATCGAGAGAGTCGTCCTTGCCGGCTTCGGCTTTGTCGATGTTGACTTGATCTTCGATTTTGAACTGGGAAGTGAGAGCACTGCTCGGGACCTGGAAATCGCCATGGATTACGGGCCACATCAGATCTCTGTTTATCCCATGATGAGATTCACCGGAACGGCTCTGGCCGGAACGAAAAACGATCCTGAAAGGGAGTTGCAGGTTCTCGAGATACTTGAAGAGAGAGCCCGAAACAGAGGTTACTCCCGGGACACACTATGGACTTTCAAAAAGCATGGCGAATCGAAGAGATACAGCTCCGTCTCGCGTGAGTTTTTCCTGGGGCTCGGAACCAGCGCTTCTTCTTTCAACGGCAGACAATTCACAACCAACACTTTCTCCCTGGACGAATACTACCACTACATCGACAGAGGCCGTATTCCGGTAAGAAGGGTGATAGAGATGAACATTCTTCAGGCTTCTCTGTATTACTCTTTCTGGGCCCTGTACGGCGGGGAGCTCGATCTGGAAAGGCTGAGGTCACTCTTTGGAGAGCCGGACCGCCGGCTATCGGAACTGCTGGAGCTGGCCAGAAAGACTGGATATCTGCGACAGGAGAGCGAAAAACTGGTTCCAACAAAAAAAGGCTACAGGGAGCTCCATAAGATAGAAGAGTGGCTCACCTATAATTTCATCGATGTGATCTGGACGGAGTTGAGGGAAGAGGCGGCAAAAAGACCTCACACGGGGTCTGCCTGGTAG
- a CDS encoding queuosine precursor transporter, with protein MKNRRSIIDIGILSVSLYISFQIFADILSIKITTLPFLHLAIDGGTVIYPFTFTLRDFVHKTWGKERSRQVVITAGILNLLMAGLFWLIGKMPADPTWNLQGAYESILMPFWRITIASMIAEVFSELIDTEVFDRVYRKFGDIKAVLFSNGVALVIDSFIFSFIAFAGVLPLVTVLSITLSNIIVKMAVTLISLPTIKLVPRRDEYFKG; from the coding sequence ATGAAAAATCGAAGAAGTATTATAGATATAGGAATATTAAGCGTCTCACTATACATTTCCTTTCAGATATTCGCGGATATTCTCTCGATAAAGATCACCACGCTTCCCTTCCTTCATCTGGCAATCGATGGAGGGACCGTTATCTATCCCTTCACCTTCACCCTCAGGGATTTCGTGCACAAGACGTGGGGAAAAGAGAGGTCGAGACAGGTCGTGATAACTGCCGGAATTCTCAACCTGCTCATGGCTGGGTTATTCTGGTTGATCGGCAAAATGCCGGCCGACCCCACCTGGAATCTTCAGGGAGCCTACGAAAGCATCTTGATGCCTTTCTGGAGAATAACGATCGCGAGCATGATAGCTGAAGTCTTCTCCGAACTCATAGACACGGAGGTTTTCGACAGGGTGTACCGGAAGTTCGGCGACATAAAGGCAGTCCTCTTTTCAAACGGCGTCGCTCTGGTCATAGACAGTTTCATCTTTTCGTTCATCGCCTTTGCCGGGGTTTTGCCGCTCGTTACCGTCCTATCTATCACTTTATCCAACATCATCGTCAAGATGGCGGTCACCCTTATCTCGCTCCCGACCATCAAACTAGTTCCAAGAAGAGACGAATACTTCAAAGGATAG
- a CDS encoding glycoside hydrolase family 10 protein, translated as MRDPGFGVWAVRSMLLNSTCVEKMISKLQEISAGRAYVQVVGRGDSQYRSGILPWAEELDGPFDGLSKTIEMARGSGLKISAWMNVNLVWKFGDRPSSKEHVVNSHPEWITRDERGVSMLEYFSCDIEEVFGPFIDPGIPQVRHFTAAIADELASYDVEEVHLDFIRYPFRTFGYAQAALREYREWLRTASLKDTAENFDRFRIESTGEQVRLISEKVRSRGKKLSCAVFDDYSGRAVRERLQPWLEWLEEGLIDSAVVMAYGREPDEVISRVENIRNIHGSLKGIRVGLGAFNYAGRWDDFIGLVKSVRKMDPDEITFFALSSIDKELAGKLKALG; from the coding sequence ATGAGAGATCCTGGCTTTGGCGTATGGGCCGTGAGGTCAATGCTATTGAATTCCACCTGTGTAGAAAAGATGATCTCGAAGCTGCAGGAGATTTCGGCGGGTCGCGCTTACGTGCAGGTCGTAGGCAGGGGCGATTCGCAGTACAGATCCGGTATTCTTCCGTGGGCCGAAGAACTGGATGGCCCTTTCGACGGTCTCTCGAAGACGATCGAGATGGCTCGCGGCAGCGGCCTGAAAATTTCGGCGTGGATGAACGTGAATCTGGTTTGGAAGTTCGGCGATAGGCCTTCCTCGAAAGAACACGTGGTTAACTCCCATCCGGAATGGATAACCCGCGACGAGCGGGGCGTCTCGATGCTGGAATACTTCTCTTGTGATATAGAAGAGGTCTTCGGACCCTTCATCGACCCGGGTATCCCACAGGTCAGGCATTTCACGGCCGCGATCGCCGATGAGCTGGCCTCCTACGATGTGGAAGAAGTTCATCTAGACTTCATCAGGTACCCTTTCAGGACCTTCGGTTACGCACAGGCGGCCCTTCGCGAATACAGGGAATGGCTGCGGACCGCAAGCCTGAAAGACACGGCGGAGAACTTCGACAGATTCAGAATAGAATCGACGGGCGAGCAGGTACGGCTCATAAGCGAGAAGGTGAGATCGAGGGGTAAAAAACTCTCCTGCGCCGTCTTCGACGACTACAGCGGGAGGGCGGTTAGGGAAAGGCTTCAGCCCTGGCTCGAGTGGCTTGAGGAGGGACTGATAGATTCGGCCGTTGTTATGGCCTACGGAAGAGAACCGGACGAGGTGATCTCCCGTGTCGAAAATATTCGCAACATACATGGATCGTTGAAGGGTATAAGAGTGGGACTGGGAGCTTTCAACTACGCCGGGAGGTGGGACGATTTCATCGGTCTCGTGAAAAGTGTGAGGAAGATGGATCCCGACGAGATAACCTTCTTTGCGTTGAGCTCGATCGACAAAGAGCTCGCCGGGAAGTTGAAAGCTCTCGGCTGA
- a CDS encoding aminoglycoside N(3)-acetyltransferase, with protein sequence MSEADAVSRSRFGPVTVISLRKDFENLGIKKGMRLLVHSSLSKMGWVCGGPVAVIRAIEEVIGIDGTLIMPAHSGDLSEPSSWQNPPVPESWYGIIRKTMPPFDRSATPTRGMGKIPETFRKMKAVVRSNHPQVSFVARGKDALYITDDHQLDFGMGEGSPLARMYELRAFILLIGVTHSNNSSLHLAEYRAEYPSKEVCKDGAPIVEKGQRIWKEFFDISLSTDDFEDIGKAFESEYPYLVNRGKVGYADSLLIPQKELVDFATRWMSENRE encoded by the coding sequence TTGAGCGAAGCTGATGCCGTTTCAAGAAGCCGTTTCGGACCCGTTACCGTTATTTCGCTCCGCAAGGATTTTGAGAACCTTGGAATTAAAAAGGGTATGAGACTCCTGGTTCACTCTTCGCTCAGTAAGATGGGCTGGGTTTGCGGTGGTCCCGTGGCCGTTATAAGAGCAATCGAAGAAGTAATCGGTATTGACGGAACTCTCATCATGCCGGCACATTCGGGCGATCTCAGCGAACCTTCGAGCTGGCAGAACCCTCCGGTACCGGAATCGTGGTATGGGATAATCCGAAAGACCATGCCTCCGTTCGACCGCTCAGCGACACCTACAAGAGGGATGGGCAAAATACCGGAGACTTTCAGAAAGATGAAGGCCGTAGTCAGGAGCAATCATCCGCAGGTCTCGTTCGTTGCCAGGGGAAAGGACGCTCTGTACATAACGGACGATCACCAGCTGGACTTCGGTATGGGCGAAGGATCACCGCTTGCAAGAATGTACGAGCTCAGGGCCTTCATACTCCTGATCGGGGTCACCCACTCTAACAACAGTTCTCTTCATCTGGCCGAATACAGGGCCGAGTATCCTTCAAAGGAAGTCTGTAAAGATGGCGCTCCGATTGTGGAAAAAGGCCAGAGGATTTGGAAAGAGTTCTTCGACATCTCACTCAGCACAGACGACTTCGAGGATATTGGCAAGGCCTTCGAAAGCGAATATCCCTACCTGGTGAACCGTGGAAAGGTCGGTTACGCCGACAGCCTTCTGATTCCGCAAAAAGAACTCGTGGATTTCGCCACTAGATGGATGAGCGAGAATAGAGAGTAA
- a CDS encoding DUF4438 domain-containing protein — translation MKTNKDTVVKISVSGEVAHPLMRSPFRLETDGTPRLFPGTGGITYNFALGDSAFKMTGDHVEPDVSTKNPDNDKNAAYVAYSCIGNSALVISGDAKGERGVVTGKHGGINHVLIHFKEEVKEKMAIGDRIQVTGYGQGLVLEDYPGIRVYNIDPYLLEKVPAVESDGRIHFPVRAIVPGYLMGSGSGSGNPAGGDYDIITNDRSLVKRVGLDKLRIGDFVALENHNDSFGLGGYMEGSVTIGVVVHGDCIITGHGPGVTVIMADGEGIIVPEVSEKSNIVDFI, via the coding sequence GTGAAGACCAACAAAGACACAGTTGTGAAGATATCAGTTTCCGGCGAGGTGGCGCATCCCCTAATGAGAAGCCCTTTCAGGCTGGAGACCGATGGCACACCAAGGCTTTTCCCCGGGACGGGAGGAATTACCTACAATTTCGCTCTGGGCGACAGTGCCTTCAAAATGACCGGCGATCACGTGGAACCGGATGTTTCAACGAAAAATCCCGACAACGACAAAAACGCCGCCTACGTAGCCTACTCGTGCATAGGCAATTCGGCCCTAGTTATCAGCGGCGACGCCAAGGGAGAGCGTGGAGTGGTAACCGGTAAGCACGGAGGCATAAACCATGTTTTGATCCACTTCAAGGAAGAGGTCAAAGAGAAGATGGCCATAGGCGACAGGATACAGGTGACCGGTTACGGCCAGGGTCTCGTTCTGGAAGACTACCCCGGAATAAGGGTATATAACATAGACCCCTATCTTCTCGAGAAAGTACCGGCAGTGGAATCGGACGGAAGGATACACTTTCCCGTCAGAGCGATAGTTCCGGGGTATTTGATGGGATCGGGCTCCGGCTCGGGAAACCCCGCCGGAGGGGATTACGATATAATCACCAACGACCGTTCCCTGGTAAAACGCGTAGGCCTCGACAAATTGAGGATCGGGGACTTCGTCGCGTTGGAGAACCACAACGACTCCTTCGGACTTGGCGGCTACATGGAAGGCTCGGTAACCATAGGCGTCGTAGTTCATGGCGATTGCATCATAACCGGCCACGGACCTGGAGTAACGGTGATAATGGCCGACGGCGAAGGAATAATCGTACCGGAGGTTTCTGAAAAGTCGAACATAGTTGACTTCATCTGA
- the gpmA gene encoding 2,3-diphosphoglycerate-dependent phosphoglycerate mutase: protein MTKLVVVRHGESTWNKENRFTGWTDVDLSEKGKEEAKKAGEILKAEGFKFDLAYTSVLKRAIRTLWYILDEMDLMWIPVIRDWRLNERHYGALQGLNKAETAAKHGEEQVKIWRRSYDIQPPALEESDERFPGHDPRYGNLTADQLPKTECLKDTVARFLPLWKNEISNDIKSGKKVLIVAHGNSLRALVKYLDNIPDDEIVGLNIPTGIPLVYELDDDLKPIKHYYLGDPEEIAKAQQAVANQGKAK, encoded by the coding sequence ATGACAAAGCTAGTCGTTGTAAGACACGGGGAAAGCACCTGGAACAAGGAGAACAGGTTCACCGGCTGGACCGATGTCGATCTTTCCGAGAAGGGAAAGGAAGAGGCGAAAAAGGCCGGCGAAATCTTGAAGGCTGAAGGCTTTAAGTTCGATCTAGCCTATACATCCGTTTTGAAGAGGGCCATAAGAACGCTCTGGTATATTCTGGACGAGATGGATCTGATGTGGATACCTGTTATAAGGGACTGGAGGCTCAACGAGAGGCATTACGGCGCCTTGCAGGGCCTGAACAAGGCCGAAACGGCCGCCAAACACGGGGAAGAACAGGTGAAGATCTGGAGGAGAAGCTACGACATACAGCCGCCCGCGCTCGAAGAGAGCGACGAGAGGTTCCCGGGCCACGACCCGAGGTATGGAAATCTCACGGCCGACCAGCTTCCAAAAACCGAGTGTCTGAAGGATACCGTTGCGAGGTTTCTGCCGCTGTGGAAAAATGAAATCTCAAACGACATAAAATCCGGGAAGAAGGTTCTGATAGTGGCCCATGGAAACAGCCTCAGGGCTCTGGTCAAGTACCTGGACAACATTCCCGATGACGAGATAGTCGGTTTGAACATACCTACGGGAATCCCTCTCGTTTACGAACTCGACGACGATCTGAAACCGATAAAGCATTATTACCTCGGCGACCCCGAAGAGATCGCCAAAGCCCAGCAGGCCGTGGCGAATCAGGGCAAGGCGAAATAG
- the ylqF gene encoding ribosome biogenesis GTPase YlqF, producing MYYPGHIQKAKRQIQENIKSVDAVVELLDARIPLTSRAYEAEKLFHNKQRIVVLNKSDLADPQITHLWKQYFSSQGTGVIEASLVNSDARQFIIREVVPLVKSRFFEKRFMVVGMPNVGKSTFINRLKGKKSLAAGNRPGITRGVQWINVSQQIAVLDTPGILYTNLHSAHITTKLLAVGSLPYEQFDPMDAFERVLDLIVGRYGRESLFEYAGTSFENSEDLIDKFCRKRNFLARQGQYDTTRGAHTFLRDVASGKAGRFSFEDPDTFYQADPV from the coding sequence ATGTATTATCCCGGGCACATCCAGAAAGCCAAGAGACAGATTCAGGAAAATATCAAATCGGTCGATGCCGTGGTCGAGCTGCTGGACGCGAGGATTCCCTTGACCAGCAGAGCTTACGAAGCCGAGAAACTCTTTCACAACAAGCAGAGGATCGTCGTTCTCAACAAAAGCGATCTCGCCGATCCTCAAATAACGCATTTGTGGAAGCAGTACTTCTCCTCGCAGGGCACGGGGGTCATAGAGGCCAGCCTGGTGAACAGCGACGCGAGGCAATTCATAATCAGGGAAGTGGTGCCGCTGGTTAAGAGCAGGTTTTTCGAAAAGAGGTTCATGGTGGTGGGGATGCCGAACGTGGGAAAGTCCACCTTCATAAACAGGCTGAAGGGCAAGAAATCTCTCGCGGCCGGCAACCGTCCGGGAATCACCCGCGGTGTTCAGTGGATCAACGTATCCCAGCAGATCGCCGTTCTCGACACACCGGGAATACTCTACACCAACCTTCACTCGGCACACATAACTACAAAATTGCTGGCCGTGGGCTCTCTGCCTTATGAACAGTTCGATCCAATGGACGCCTTCGAGAGAGTTCTCGATCTCATCGTGGGCAGGTACGGAAGGGAGAGCCTGTTCGAATATGCAGGAACATCTTTCGAAAACTCCGAGGATTTGATCGATAAGTTCTGCAGGAAGAGGAACTTTCTAGCCAGACAGGGTCAGTACGATACCACAAGGGGTGCGCACACTTTTCTCAGAGATGTTGCTTCGGGAAAGGCTGGCCGCTTCTCCTTCGAGGATCCCGACACCTTCTACCAGGCAGACCCCGTGTGA
- the xpt gene encoding xanthine phosphoribosyltransferase has translation MEIIQVSRELAVRSIQEAIVEKGSVLGGGILKVDSFLNHQIDPRLIKMAGNLICDTFKDAEITKVLTVESSGIAPALATAECMGVPLLFARKKKPITMKRYITETAPSHTKGGTVELNVSLEFLGESDRVLIVDDFLASGQTIAALGRLVQKTGAKLCGFAAVIEKTFEEGRNLLEEFGVPVLGLVRISSLEPLRFVD, from the coding sequence ATGGAAATCATACAGGTTTCAAGAGAATTAGCTGTCAGGAGCATTCAGGAAGCGATAGTTGAAAAGGGATCGGTACTTGGAGGAGGAATACTGAAAGTTGATTCCTTTCTGAACCATCAGATAGATCCCCGGCTCATCAAAATGGCCGGCAATTTGATCTGTGATACCTTCAAGGACGCGGAGATAACCAAGGTGCTCACAGTGGAAAGCTCCGGCATCGCCCCGGCGCTGGCGACCGCCGAGTGCATGGGAGTCCCGCTGCTTTTTGCCAGGAAGAAGAAGCCCATAACCATGAAACGGTACATCACCGAAACCGCGCCCTCTCACACCAAAGGAGGAACCGTAGAGCTTAACGTTTCGCTCGAATTCCTTGGAGAGTCCGACAGGGTACTAATCGTGGATGACTTTCTCGCCAGTGGTCAGACCATTGCGGCTCTAGGAAGGCTCGTACAGAAGACCGGAGCGAAACTGTGCGGATTCGCGGCCGTCATAGAAAAGACTTTCGAAGAGGGCCGGAATCTACTGGAAGAGTTCGGCGTTCCGGTGCTTGGACTGGTCAGGATCTCTTCTCTGGAACCGTTGAGATTCGTAGATTGA
- a CDS encoding aminotransferase class I/II-fold pyridoxal phosphate-dependent enzyme codes for MRLRDFKLEVYFEEYEFKAPYLLAQSDCESLSARELLELSGKSSDGFLDTWLGYTQVRGEPSLREKIAGLYETASMEDVLVHCGAEEAIFNFMNVFLEKGDHVICQFPVYQSLYEVARSIGCEVSPWELRQTERGWEFDLNLLERSIRPETRLLVINNPNNPTGYLINNEELEEIAALAYRKGIFVFSDEVYRGLELSEETPKQRAFMDICENSLSLGVMSKSYGLAGLRIGWIASHAKDIVESMTRYKHYTTICNSAPSEYLAERALECGEKILARNVGIIKNNITLAESLLLPTGLIRLNRPGAGPIAFNEYLGGDVDNFCEKLLEDTGVLLLPGSVYDFPGNYFRMGYGRSGFEEGVQRLKSFLTG; via the coding sequence TTGAGATTGAGAGATTTCAAGCTCGAGGTCTATTTCGAAGAATACGAGTTCAAGGCGCCGTATCTTTTGGCCCAATCAGACTGCGAGTCTTTGTCTGCAAGAGAGCTGTTGGAACTGTCAGGAAAGTCATCCGACGGATTTCTGGATACCTGGCTGGGATACACTCAGGTCAGGGGCGAGCCGTCCCTCAGAGAGAAGATAGCCGGCCTTTACGAGACCGCATCGATGGAAGACGTGCTAGTCCACTGCGGAGCCGAGGAGGCGATCTTCAACTTCATGAACGTCTTCCTCGAGAAGGGAGATCATGTGATCTGCCAGTTCCCTGTTTACCAGTCTCTTTACGAAGTGGCCCGTTCAATAGGCTGCGAGGTGAGTCCCTGGGAATTGCGGCAGACTGAAAGAGGATGGGAGTTCGATCTGAACCTTCTGGAGAGATCGATCAGACCCGAAACGCGCCTGCTGGTGATAAACAACCCCAACAACCCGACAGGTTACCTTATAAACAACGAAGAACTGGAAGAGATAGCCGCTCTTGCCTACAGGAAGGGCATATTCGTTTTCTCGGATGAGGTTTACCGTGGTCTCGAGCTTTCCGAAGAGACCCCCAAACAGAGGGCCTTCATGGATATCTGCGAAAATTCCCTATCGCTTGGGGTGATGTCTAAATCCTACGGTCTGGCCGGCTTGAGGATCGGCTGGATAGCTTCTCACGCGAAAGATATCGTGGAAAGCATGACCAGGTACAAGCACTATACAACCATCTGCAACAGCGCGCCCTCTGAATATCTCGCCGAAAGGGCTCTGGAGTGCGGAGAAAAGATCCTGGCCAGAAACGTGGGGATAATAAAAAACAACATAACCCTGGCCGAAAGCCTGCTCCTGCCCACCGGGCTCATAAGGCTGAACAGACCCGGAGCCGGACCGATAGCCTTCAACGAATATCTCGGAGGCGACGTCGATAACTTCTGTGAAAAACTGCTGGAAGATACAGGCGTCCTTCTTCTCCCGGGAAGCGTTTACGATTTCCCGGGTAATTACTTCAGAATGGGGTACGGTCGGAGCGGTTTCGAAGAAGGAGTGCAGAGATTGAAGAGTTTCCTGACCGGTTGA
- a CDS encoding NUDIX hydrolase: protein MYFEIRIKLFIQGATNGIIFLEGLKAAGEVMEDHTPEIRFHTDLEYILTYVVIGTRYLDKWVFVRHKLRRTWEIPGGHIEEDETPLEAAQRELQEETGARFFELYEICSYSVLKNGAATSGKLFYAKVTELGELHPGSEIGKIALRVGLPVRLTYPEIQPWLFKKIVKWERNFERS from the coding sequence ATGTATTTTGAAATTCGAATAAAGCTGTTTATTCAGGGAGCCACAAATGGTATCATTTTCCTTGAAGGATTAAAAGCGGCGGGAGAGGTTATGGAAGATCACACTCCGGAGATAAGATTCCACACAGATTTAGAATATATCCTCACTTACGTGGTTATAGGAACACGCTACCTGGATAAGTGGGTTTTCGTAAGGCACAAGCTGCGCCGGACCTGGGAGATACCCGGGGGTCACATTGAAGAGGATGAAACTCCCCTCGAGGCTGCACAAAGAGAGTTGCAGGAGGAGACGGGGGCCCGGTTTTTCGAACTCTACGAGATCTGTTCATACTCGGTTTTGAAAAATGGAGCAGCAACCTCAGGAAAGCTCTTTTACGCTAAGGTTACCGAACTTGGAGAGCTTCACCCCGGGAGTGAGATCGGGAAGATAGCGCTCCGGGTAGGTCTTCCGGTCAGGCTGACTTATCCGGAGATTCAGCCGTGGCTTTTCAAAAAAATCGTGAAGTGGGAGAGAAACTTTGAGCGAAGCTGA
- a CDS encoding DUF4910 domain-containing protein, protein MIDMVEKLDGRKVKSLIELLSGFHRVRGSKDYHDSMMAAIDYLKRSGMPSRRFKVFSYSADGKTVNGNVATTLAWEPIYGEMWLERPERFFITSTSISKVALVSGSAGSEGWKELSLVQFEGKKDYSSKAVLASDDPVKVFQQAVVEGGASCLIFNYMRKSFEEIGRSLEKLPEMTNYLSIPYDREAAEKKAVAFSITKEKYDLLADAVARGGAVVRFRSEVRLTEGELEVLQIDATGVENGPGVIITAHLCHPSPGADDNASGAALAVELARILHQVEFPFPVRIALVPEYLGSVPYALQLKREKKLPLFTVNLDMVGADQDKTGSTFILSKVPPYLPQKWGRILEYYINQLMPRNGGYPLKRFGEIPFMAGSDHCVFTTLGVPSPFLGHLPDRYYHSDFDTPSMMDRVELEWVGKAVLKTLEHIIAPDPLATAAAKGKMIGELHEILTRIAGREGSGELLDLLISNYEGDVLRDNFAEACGLSSSRPLEPTFESSLGLEWMKIVPQELKNEVGPELLSMADFMVGGSLVIGSREAVELLTGIHYGVPIEKVRTLTGWMIERSLLRSS, encoded by the coding sequence ATGATAGACATGGTTGAGAAGCTGGATGGAAGAAAAGTGAAATCCCTCATAGAACTTCTATCGGGCTTTCATAGAGTTCGAGGAAGCAAGGATTACCACGATTCGATGATGGCCGCAATCGATTACCTGAAAAGATCCGGCATGCCGTCCAGAAGATTCAAAGTCTTCTCCTATTCTGCCGACGGAAAAACGGTCAATGGCAACGTAGCCACTACTCTGGCCTGGGAACCGATCTACGGAGAGATGTGGCTGGAAAGGCCAGAACGGTTTTTCATAACATCCACCTCCATATCGAAGGTCGCGCTAGTTTCCGGAAGCGCCGGGAGCGAGGGTTGGAAGGAACTGAGTCTGGTGCAGTTCGAAGGAAAGAAAGACTACTCCAGCAAGGCCGTCCTCGCCAGCGACGATCCGGTGAAGGTCTTCCAGCAGGCCGTCGTCGAGGGGGGAGCGAGCTGTCTAATATTCAACTACATGAGGAAGTCTTTCGAAGAGATCGGCAGAAGCCTGGAAAAGCTTCCGGAGATGACAAACTACCTTTCCATTCCTTACGACAGAGAGGCTGCCGAAAAAAAGGCGGTCGCCTTCTCCATCACCAAAGAGAAATACGATCTTCTGGCCGACGCCGTAGCCAGGGGCGGTGCTGTTGTGAGATTCCGATCGGAAGTCAGGCTCACTGAAGGCGAGCTCGAAGTGCTTCAAATAGATGCCACGGGTGTGGAAAACGGCCCCGGCGTAATCATAACGGCGCACCTGTGCCACCCGTCGCCGGGTGCCGACGATAATGCCAGTGGAGCGGCCCTGGCCGTCGAGCTTGCACGGATACTCCACCAGGTCGAGTTTCCCTTCCCCGTCAGGATCGCCCTGGTACCCGAGTATCTTGGAAGCGTTCCATACGCGCTTCAATTAAAGAGAGAGAAGAAGCTGCCGCTCTTCACGGTTAACCTGGATATGGTCGGCGCCGATCAGGATAAGACAGGTTCCACCTTCATTCTTTCGAAGGTTCCGCCGTACCTTCCGCAGAAGTGGGGACGGATTCTAGAGTATTACATAAATCAGCTGATGCCAAGAAATGGAGGATATCCCCTGAAACGCTTCGGCGAGATACCCTTCATGGCCGGTTCCGACCACTGTGTCTTTACCACCCTCGGCGTACCTTCGCCTTTCCTTGGTCATCTGCCAGACAGGTATTACCATTCGGACTTCGACACACCCTCCATGATGGACCGAGTGGAACTGGAGTGGGTTGGAAAAGCGGTCCTGAAGACGCTCGAACATATCATAGCGCCAGACCCGCTGGCAACAGCGGCCGCGAAGGGAAAGATGATCGGAGAGCTCCACGAAATACTCACGCGAATAGCCGGTAGAGAGGGGTCGGGTGAGCTTCTCGATCTGCTCATATCCAATTACGAGGGCGATGTTCTCAGGGACAATTTTGCCGAGGCGTGCGGCCTTTCCTCTTCCAGACCTCTCGAACCAACTTTTGAAAGTTCGCTTGGGCTGGAGTGGATGAAGATCGTTCCACAGGAATTGAAGAACGAAGTGGGACCGGAACTTCTCAGCATGGCCGATTTCATGGTCGGCGGTTCGCTGGTTATCGGAAGCAGGGAAGCAGTGGAGCTCCTCACCGGAATTCATTACGGGGTACCCATAGAGAAGGTGAGAACCTTGACGGGTTGGATGATAGAAAGATCGCTTTTGAGGTCGTCTTAG